A stretch of DNA from Lawsonibacter asaccharolyticus:
CTCCGGGTGCCCGACCTTCAGGTGGGGGAGTTCACTTCCTTTGCGGACTATTTCTTCGACGGATTGTTCGTGGACCTGTACATCCAGGACAAGATCGGGACGGCCCGGCGTTCCGCGGAAGAGACGGCGGCCCAGGTGGAGGACCTGCTCTCCCAGCTGCGCCGGGAGCGGGACCGGACAGCGGAGCGGGCCGCCGAGCTGGAGCGGGAGCGGGAGAGACTGCTGGCCGGCATGTGAGGACAGCGGCCAGGAAAGGAGCATGGATATGGAACAGGAGCAGAGGACCCTGCAGAAATGGGTCGATGAGAGCAGACGCATCGTCTTTTTCGGCGGGGCGGGCGTGAGCACGGAGTCGGGCATCCCCGACTTCCGCAGCGTGGACGGGCTGTATCACCAGAAGTATGACTATCCCCCGGAGGAGATCCTCAGCCGCAGCTTTTTTGATGCCCGACCGGAGGAATTTTACCGCTTTTACCGGGAGAAGATGCTCTGCCTGGACGCCCAGCCCAACCCGGCCCACCGGAAGCTGGCGGAGCTGGAGGCGGCGGGGAAGCTGACCAGTGTGGTGACCCAGAACATCGACGGACTGCACCAGCGGGCGGGCTCCCGGCGGGTGTGGGAGCTCCACGGAAGCGTCCACCGCAACCACTGCATGAGGTGCGGCAGGGCCTATCCCGTGGAGTTCGTGCGGGACAGCGGAGGTGTGCCCCGATGTGCCTGCGGGGGCATCGTCAAGCCCGATGTGGTGCTCTATGAGGAGCAGCTGGACGGGCATACCCTGCAGGGGGCTCTTTCGGACATCCAGGGGGCGGATATGCTCATCATCGGCGGCACTTCACTGGCGGTGTACCCCGCCGCCAGCCTGGTGAACTACTACCGGGGGCACCGCCTGGTGCTCATCAACAAGTCCCCCACCCCCTACGACGCCCACGCCGACCTGGTGATCGCCGGCCCCATCGGGGAGATCCTGGGCGGCGTAGCGGTGGTGTGAGGGCGCGGGATGAAAAACGGCCGCCTGTTTGAGCTGCTCTATCTGCTGGTGGAGCGCCGCGCCCTCACCGCCGGGGAGCTGGCGGAGCGCTTCGAGGTGTCGGAGCGGACCATCTACCGGGACGTGGACGCCCTTTCCGCCGCCGGTGTGCCGGTCTATACCCAGCGGGGACAGGGGGGCGGCATCCGCCTGATGGATCAGTTCGTGCTGGACCGCTGCCTCCTCTCCCCCAGGGAGCAGGATGAGGTGCTCTTTGCCCTGCGGGCCCTGCTGTCCACCGGCGGGCTGGAGGGGGCGGAGGCCCTGGAACGGCTGTCCGCCCTGTTCCGGCGGGAGGCGGAGGGCTGGGTGGAGGTGGACTTCACCGACTGGGGCAGCGGGGAGCAGGAGAGGGAGAATTTCCGCATCGTGAGGGAAGGCATCCTGGGGCGCCGCCTGCTGGATTTCACCTACTACGCCTCCTCCGGCACCCGCACCCGCCGCAGGGTGG
This window harbors:
- a CDS encoding NAD-dependent protein deacetylases, with translation MEQEQRTLQKWVDESRRIVFFGGAGVSTESGIPDFRSVDGLYHQKYDYPPEEILSRSFFDARPEEFYRFYREKMLCLDAQPNPAHRKLAELEAAGKLTSVVTQNIDGLHQRAGSRRVWELHGSVHRNHCMRCGRAYPVEFVRDSGGVPRCACGGIVKPDVVLYEEQLDGHTLQGALSDIQGADMLIIGGTSLAVYPAASLVNYYRGHRLVLINKSPTPYDAHADLVIAGPIGEILGGVAVV